One Oncorhynchus clarkii lewisi isolate Uvic-CL-2024 unplaced genomic scaffold, UVic_Ocla_1.0 unplaced_contig_12017_pilon_pilon, whole genome shotgun sequence genomic window carries:
- the LOC139396438 gene encoding uncharacterized protein DR_0269-like gives TGQGGNKEGGNKELDRGGNKEVDRGGNKEGGNKEGGNREVERGGNKDLDRGGNKEGGNKELDRGGNREVERGGNKELDRGGNKEVDRGGNKELDRGGNKEGGNKELDRGGNKELDRGGNKEGGNKELDRGGNKEVDRRGNKEGGNKE, from the coding sequence GACTGGACAGGGAGGGAACAAAGAGGGAGGGAACAAGGAACTGGACAGAGGAGGGAACAAGGAAGTGGACAGGGGAGGGAACAAGGAGGGAGGGAacaaggagggagggaacagggaagtggagaggggagggaacaaGGACCTGGACAGGGGAGGGAACAAGGAGGGAGGGAACAAGGAACTGGAcagaggagggaacagggaagtggagaggggagggaacaaGGAACTGGACAGGGGAGGGAACAAGGAAGTGGACAGGGGAGGGAACAAGGAACTGGACAGGGGAGGGAACAAGGAGGGAGGGAACAAGGAACTGGACAGAGGAGGGAACAAGGAACTGGACAGGGGAGGGAACAAGGAGGGAGGGAACAAGGAACTGGACAGAGGAGGGAACAAGGAAGTGGACAGGAGAGGGAACAAGGAGGGAGGGAACAAGGAGTGA